In the genome of Myxococcus stipitatus, one region contains:
- a CDS encoding SDR family oxidoreductase, with product MRKNILITGASSGLGEGMAREFAARGHHLALCARRTDRLEALRTELLTKHPGLHISVRELDVNEHERVFEVFNAFAEDLGSLDRIIINAGIGVGKRLGTGNFATNVKTAQTNFVAAVAQCEAAVGILRKQGQGHLVTISSMSAMRGLPRHLTVYAATKAGLATLTEGIRAELLGTPIKVSTIYPGYIHTELNAGAKKLPFAVDAEKGSRALVKAIEREPVTAYVPGWPWTVVGFFLRNLPLKLVAKMS from the coding sequence GTGCGAAAGAACATCCTGATTACGGGCGCCAGCTCGGGGCTGGGTGAGGGCATGGCTCGGGAGTTCGCGGCGCGGGGTCACCACCTCGCGCTGTGTGCTCGGCGGACGGACAGGCTGGAGGCGCTTCGCACGGAGCTGCTGACGAAGCACCCGGGCCTTCACATCTCCGTGCGCGAGCTGGATGTGAATGAGCATGAGCGCGTGTTCGAGGTCTTCAACGCGTTCGCGGAGGACCTGGGGAGCCTGGACCGCATCATCATCAACGCGGGCATCGGCGTGGGGAAGCGGCTGGGCACGGGGAACTTCGCCACCAACGTGAAGACGGCGCAAACGAACTTCGTGGCGGCGGTCGCGCAGTGCGAGGCGGCCGTGGGAATTCTTCGCAAGCAGGGCCAGGGACATCTGGTCACCATCTCGTCGATGAGCGCGATGCGCGGGTTGCCGCGCCACCTCACGGTGTACGCGGCCACCAAGGCGGGGCTCGCGACGCTGACGGAGGGCATCCGCGCCGAGCTGCTCGGCACGCCCATCAAGGTCTCCACGATTTATCCCGGGTACATCCACACGGAGCTGAACGCGGGAGCGAAGAAGCTGCCGTTCGCCGTGGATGCGGAGAAGGGCTCCCGCGCGCTGGTGAAGGCCATCGAGCGCGAGCCGGTGACGGCCTACGTCCCCGGCTGGCCCTGGACCGTGGTGGGGTTCTTCCTGCGCAACCTGCCGCTCAAGCTCGTCGCGAAGATGTCCTGA
- a CDS encoding dienelactone hydrolase family protein translates to MSSWQRQEGVHRALVEYRAGETLCEGYVAWADREEGRRPCILLAHAWDGLNEPMRAKAEEFATLGYVCFALDVYGKGVRGGVTEDNSRLMGPLMADRALLRQRMVAGFEAALRQPLVDPSRVAVVGYCFGGLCALDLARSAVPGLKAAVSFHGVLKPPRLGAQAPITAKVLVEHGWEDPTAPVEDVLALTRELTEAKADWQLHAHGHAMHAFTYPGLDKAEAGLQYHPDAARRSWASMRTFLDEVFTAS, encoded by the coding sequence ATGAGTTCATGGCAGAGGCAGGAGGGCGTCCACCGCGCGCTCGTGGAGTACCGCGCGGGCGAAACGCTGTGTGAGGGGTATGTGGCGTGGGCCGACCGCGAGGAGGGGCGCAGGCCGTGCATCCTCCTGGCGCACGCGTGGGATGGGCTGAACGAGCCGATGCGTGCGAAGGCGGAGGAGTTCGCGACGCTGGGCTACGTGTGCTTTGCCCTGGATGTGTATGGGAAGGGCGTGCGTGGCGGGGTGACGGAGGACAACTCCCGCTTGATGGGCCCCCTCATGGCGGACCGGGCGCTGCTGCGCCAGCGCATGGTGGCTGGGTTCGAGGCCGCGCTGCGACAGCCGCTCGTCGACCCCTCGCGGGTCGCGGTGGTGGGCTACTGCTTTGGTGGCCTGTGTGCGCTGGACCTCGCGCGAAGCGCCGTGCCGGGACTGAAGGCCGCGGTGAGCTTCCATGGTGTCCTCAAGCCGCCGAGGCTGGGTGCCCAGGCGCCTATCACCGCGAAGGTCCTCGTCGAACACGGCTGGGAAGACCCGACGGCACCTGTCGAAGACGTGCTGGCGCTGACACGTGAGCTGACCGAAGCGAAAGCCGACTGGCAGCTCCACGCCCATGGCCACGCGATGCATGCCTTCACGTATCCGGGGCTCGACAAGGCCGAGGCTGGGCTCCAGTACCACCCGGATGCGGCGAGGCGCTCCTGGGCCTCGATGCGCACCTTCCTTGACGAGGTCTTTACCGCTTCGTGA
- a CDS encoding histidine phosphatase family protein translates to MGAVYLIRHGQASFGAENYDQLSETGYIQARVLGEALKARQTKVDTVIMGTLARHQQTAETCLKALGSDLVPTRIPGFNEFDHVELIVRHTPRYANHAAWMEDLATAPDPHRAIQDMFGQAVARWLAGKHDHEYAESWPAFQQRCIRALDSLIQDLGPSKTALVFTSGGPVTAICQHLLHIPDEHAFRLNWTLANCGITKVVYSDRGHHLSTLNEHAHFEGPHRGLVTYR, encoded by the coding sequence ATGGGCGCCGTGTATCTCATCCGCCATGGACAGGCGTCCTTCGGCGCGGAGAACTATGACCAGCTCTCCGAGACCGGTTACATCCAGGCCCGCGTGCTGGGCGAGGCCCTCAAGGCCCGGCAGACGAAGGTCGACACGGTCATCATGGGGACGCTCGCCCGCCATCAGCAGACGGCGGAGACGTGCCTGAAGGCGCTCGGATCGGACCTCGTGCCGACGCGCATCCCGGGCTTCAATGAGTTCGACCACGTCGAGCTTATCGTCCGGCACACACCGCGCTATGCGAACCACGCGGCGTGGATGGAGGACCTCGCCACGGCGCCGGACCCGCATCGCGCCATCCAGGACATGTTCGGACAGGCCGTGGCGCGGTGGCTCGCGGGCAAACACGACCACGAGTACGCCGAGTCCTGGCCCGCGTTCCAGCAGCGCTGCATCCGGGCGCTCGACTCGCTCATCCAGGATTTGGGGCCGTCGAAGACGGCGCTGGTGTTCACCTCGGGCGGCCCCGTCACCGCCATCTGCCAGCACCTGCTCCACATCCCGGACGAGCACGCGTTCCGGTTGAACTGGACGCTCGCCAACTGCGGCATCACCAAGGTCGTCTACAGCGACCGGGGACACCACCTCTCGACGCTCAACGAGCACGCCCACTTCGAGGGACCGCACCGCGGCCTCGTCACGTACCGCTGA
- a CDS encoding NACHT domain-containing protein has translation MAHTHTTSPETKDAVDIAFITVIQEEYEAVRRLLKNPQRDPGNAEQPNQYAWVRGEIERTDSGSYEVVLAMAGSPGTVSGSLATSRTVARWNPRYVLLVGIAGGMEREGLSLGDVVFSSVIRAYEYGKLHEGHFEPRPDFQYRVDGPLHRAALSLKNTPWQKDLGRRPSRTASQSKALAGPIASGDKIVDDVSSTFFSSVAKSFPKLLAVEMEGSGAAAAIDEAKEEGRSVGFLMIRGISDMPQAFASRDKRRATKPKRETGGTKTRDNWKKYAANAAAHFAVYVITHGWPVPPRTTEGATGRKNNDGHKREAARARYLSYLETECGEIQLDGLPADEELGARRLELEKLFVPLHVVRCREEEEEEEDSQIKNSSRASRRLRQAIEPNEKERLFFGDVLEKNLRVALLAPPGGGKSTILKRIALAYAFPDRRRRLDDGLPERKWLPILVRCRDLKTRTTEPFGEILAISAERAEMRECHEAFRDVVDEAISDGSLLLLVDGLDEIGDEGARVAFVQKLHTFLGLNPNVGMVVTSREAGFRAVAAAVARLCARYRLAEFNNKDITRLTVAWHREIVGNTTQVIKDAEELATSICKTDRVLRLARNPLLLTTLLLVRRWVGELPQRRGVLYQKAIEVLLMSWNSSAHEKLEASEALPQLGFLAYTMMKEGVQQISEQRLRAVLADARLQMDDIYAYTRISVEEFVRRVEHRSSLLVQQGHTIEQGRLWPVYEFRHLTFQEYLAAHAIAEGHYPGRIEGDTILGILKDHVDLPAWRETVSLSAVLAGRNAKSLVELLTTRCESECRHSVVEPIDGSPEIILENSANPANLLARCLIDEVPLPPTLAERAIRSFVRANSHLRGVDSAHALARSKYREVLATVATDELVHNSDDFPPIGSVVGELGCARLRDDLLARGESDAFDALKLQLEKATPPQKGVAVLTIMKIAHLACRYVSPPVSARNLAQMNLPVTLEPLLYAPEEYLVAATAWAYWWLARSKAITKQAAMSILPRLAELWIQEANIFSQRFAGFAIESLPLIDRDSLSPPPSLAPDLAKKLQNRRKPKRDDYATFVLAYYWRQPWSDKELREHIASADSVTSSSKRELLKALSPESANSEAQLRRIARKG, from the coding sequence ATGGCTCACACTCATACAACCAGCCCCGAGACCAAAGATGCAGTCGACATCGCGTTCATCACAGTCATTCAAGAAGAATATGAAGCAGTACGCCGGCTCCTCAAAAACCCACAACGCGATCCGGGGAATGCAGAGCAGCCCAATCAATATGCCTGGGTGCGCGGTGAAATTGAGCGCACAGATAGCGGAAGCTATGAAGTCGTACTGGCGATGGCCGGTTCCCCAGGCACAGTTTCTGGAAGTTTGGCAACAAGCAGGACAGTCGCTCGCTGGAACCCTCGTTATGTACTGCTAGTAGGAATTGCCGGGGGAATGGAACGGGAGGGTTTGAGCCTGGGCGATGTCGTTTTCTCCTCAGTTATTCGCGCATATGAATATGGCAAGCTTCACGAAGGACACTTCGAACCAAGGCCCGACTTTCAGTATCGAGTTGATGGCCCCCTCCATCGTGCTGCCCTGTCGCTAAAGAACACACCTTGGCAGAAAGACTTGGGGCGGCGGCCTTCTCGTACCGCATCACAGTCAAAAGCACTGGCAGGCCCCATTGCATCCGGCGACAAGATTGTCGATGACGTTAGCAGCACATTCTTCTCCTCAGTCGCAAAATCATTTCCAAAACTACTAGCCGTAGAAATGGAAGGCTCCGGTGCAGCAGCAGCAATCGACGAAGCCAAGGAAGAGGGTCGCAGCGTCGGATTCCTAATGATTCGCGGAATCTCAGACATGCCACAAGCCTTCGCTTCAAGAGATAAGAGAAGAGCCACCAAGCCCAAAAGAGAGACAGGCGGAACCAAGACTCGCGACAATTGGAAGAAATATGCCGCAAATGCAGCAGCACACTTCGCAGTATACGTCATTACACATGGCTGGCCGGTGCCACCTCGAACAACAGAGGGAGCGACGGGGCGCAAGAACAATGACGGCCACAAACGGGAAGCCGCTCGTGCGCGATATCTGAGCTATCTAGAAACGGAATGCGGCGAGATTCAACTCGATGGCCTGCCCGCAGACGAGGAACTTGGCGCTAGGCGGCTTGAGCTAGAGAAACTATTCGTTCCACTTCACGTTGTTCGTTGTCGCGAGGAGGAAGAAGAAGAAGAGGATTCACAAATAAAAAACTCATCGCGCGCATCCAGAAGACTGAGACAGGCCATTGAGCCGAATGAAAAGGAACGCCTGTTTTTTGGCGATGTCCTGGAGAAAAACCTACGCGTCGCGCTACTTGCTCCTCCAGGTGGAGGCAAGTCGACGATTCTAAAAAGGATTGCACTCGCTTATGCATTCCCCGACAGGCGCCGTCGGCTTGACGATGGGCTACCTGAGCGCAAGTGGCTCCCAATACTTGTCCGCTGTCGCGACCTGAAGACGCGAACCACTGAACCCTTTGGGGAGATTCTGGCAATCTCCGCTGAGCGCGCAGAGATGAGAGAGTGCCACGAAGCATTTCGCGACGTGGTGGACGAAGCTATTTCTGACGGCTCTCTCTTGCTACTAGTTGATGGCCTCGATGAGATTGGCGATGAAGGAGCACGAGTAGCTTTTGTTCAGAAGCTACATACATTCTTGGGGCTCAATCCGAACGTCGGCATGGTTGTCACTTCACGCGAAGCTGGCTTTCGCGCAGTCGCGGCCGCCGTAGCAAGACTATGCGCCCGCTATCGCCTAGCAGAGTTCAACAATAAAGACATTACTCGACTTACCGTAGCCTGGCATCGCGAAATTGTCGGCAACACCACTCAAGTCATCAAAGACGCAGAGGAATTGGCAACGAGCATCTGCAAGACCGACCGCGTATTGCGATTGGCGCGCAACCCACTTCTCCTCACAACGCTATTGCTAGTTAGGCGCTGGGTTGGGGAACTACCGCAGCGCCGTGGAGTTCTCTATCAAAAAGCAATCGAAGTCCTGCTCATGTCCTGGAATTCCTCAGCGCATGAAAAACTCGAGGCAAGCGAGGCATTGCCGCAACTAGGCTTTCTCGCATACACAATGATGAAGGAGGGAGTTCAGCAAATTTCCGAGCAAAGACTACGTGCAGTTCTTGCTGACGCACGGCTTCAGATGGACGACATCTATGCCTACACTAGAATCAGTGTAGAGGAATTCGTTCGCCGCGTTGAACATCGATCCAGCCTACTAGTTCAACAGGGGCACACAATTGAGCAAGGGCGATTGTGGCCTGTATACGAGTTTAGACACCTCACATTTCAAGAATACCTGGCTGCACATGCAATAGCCGAGGGCCATTATCCTGGCAGAATCGAAGGAGACACAATTCTCGGGATATTGAAGGACCATGTGGACTTACCGGCATGGAGGGAGACTGTCTCGCTATCCGCGGTACTGGCTGGTCGCAACGCCAAATCACTAGTCGAACTCTTGACTACGCGATGCGAAAGCGAATGTCGACACTCGGTAGTTGAACCGATAGACGGTTCACCTGAAATTATTCTGGAGAACTCGGCCAATCCAGCCAATCTACTGGCTCGATGCCTAATTGACGAAGTGCCACTACCTCCAACCTTGGCCGAGCGAGCAATCCGCTCGTTCGTTCGCGCCAATTCACATCTCAGAGGAGTAGACTCTGCACATGCACTGGCGCGAAGCAAATACAGAGAGGTCTTGGCGACTGTCGCAACAGATGAATTGGTACATAACTCTGATGATTTTCCGCCGATAGGCTCTGTCGTGGGTGAACTCGGCTGTGCCCGGCTCCGCGACGACCTTCTTGCACGAGGAGAGAGTGATGCGTTCGACGCACTAAAACTACAACTGGAGAAAGCTACTCCGCCCCAAAAGGGGGTTGCGGTCCTGACGATAATGAAGATCGCGCACCTTGCATGTCGATACGTTTCTCCACCAGTCAGCGCCCGGAATCTCGCGCAAATGAATCTACCAGTGACATTAGAACCCCTCCTGTATGCTCCGGAGGAGTATCTCGTGGCTGCAACGGCCTGGGCCTATTGGTGGCTTGCCAGGTCAAAGGCAATCACAAAACAGGCAGCCATGAGCATTCTCCCTCGCCTGGCTGAGCTATGGATTCAAGAGGCAAACATTTTTTCACAGCGCTTTGCTGGATTCGCCATCGAGTCGCTACCATTGATTGATCGAGACTCCCTGTCGCCCCCCCCTTCCCTGGCTCCAGACCTAGCTAAGAAACTGCAGAACAGGAGGAAGCCAAAACGGGATGACTATGCAACCTTCGTCCTGGCCTACTATTGGAGACAGCCATGGTCCGACAAAGAACTTCGAGAGCACATTGCAAGTGCTGACTCAGTCACATCTAGTTCAAAAAGGGAATTACTGAAGGCCCTTAGCCCTGAGAGCGCAAACAGCGAAGCACAGCTCCGCCGAATAGCACGAAAGGGGTGA
- a CDS encoding methylated-DNA--[protein]-cysteine S-methyltransferase — protein MGNSDYARIEQAILYLDAHAREQPSLDAVAAHVGLSPFHFQRLFTRWAGISPKRFLQMHTLSSARRLLAERRSVLDTSLAVGLSGGGRLHELFVTLTAMTPGEFKSGGEGLTVHHGVHESPFGACLIAVCERGICGLHFLTGATEEAALESLRAEWPQATFVESREETASWVGRIFPESPPDARTPLSVLVKGTPFQVQVWQALLRVAPGEVATYEDLAKAIGRPKAVRAVGTAVGSNPVALLIPCHRVLRKTGVFGDYRWGPARKQVMLAWESLRYGAENGDGEVAALA, from the coding sequence ATGGGGAACAGCGACTACGCCCGAATCGAGCAGGCGATTCTCTATCTCGATGCACACGCGCGCGAGCAGCCGTCATTGGACGCCGTCGCGGCGCACGTGGGGCTGAGTCCCTTCCACTTCCAGCGCCTCTTCACGCGCTGGGCGGGCATCAGTCCCAAGCGCTTCCTCCAGATGCACACGCTCAGCTCGGCGCGCAGGCTGTTGGCCGAGCGGCGCAGCGTGCTCGACACGTCCCTGGCCGTGGGGTTGTCCGGGGGCGGGCGACTGCATGAGCTGTTCGTCACGCTGACGGCGATGACGCCGGGGGAGTTCAAGTCGGGCGGAGAAGGGCTCACGGTCCATCACGGCGTGCATGAGTCGCCGTTCGGCGCTTGTCTCATCGCCGTCTGTGAGCGAGGCATCTGCGGGCTGCACTTCCTGACGGGCGCGACGGAGGAGGCGGCGCTGGAGTCGCTGCGCGCGGAGTGGCCGCAGGCGACCTTCGTGGAGTCGCGGGAGGAGACGGCCTCGTGGGTGGGGCGCATCTTCCCCGAGTCTCCGCCGGACGCGCGCACGCCGCTGTCGGTGCTGGTGAAGGGGACGCCGTTCCAGGTGCAGGTGTGGCAGGCGCTGCTGCGCGTGGCGCCGGGAGAGGTGGCGACGTACGAGGACCTGGCGAAGGCCATTGGCCGGCCCAAGGCGGTGCGCGCGGTGGGCACGGCGGTGGGGAGCAATCCGGTGGCGTTGCTGATTCCGTGTCACCGGGTGCTGCGCAAGACGGGCGTGTTCGGTGATTACCGCTGGGGCCCCGCGCGCAAGCAGGTGATGCTGGCGTGGGAGTCGCTGCGGTACGGCGCGGAGAACGGGGACGGAGAGGTCGCCGCGCTGGCGTGA
- a CDS encoding IS3 family transposase (programmed frameshift), giving the protein MPKPKPPYPPEFRARIVELARAGRTTRSLAEEFQVNTTVRNWVRQGEVDEGTRQDGLTTDEKQELARLRREVKVLREERDILSKAGGLVRTGRRRDAQEAFRFVSENQAKHAVATLCRVLGVTEAGYYAWKGRPASKRAVEDEQLTESIRGIHRMSDSTYGAPRVRAELAEEHQVKVGMRRVSRLMRAAGLVGVSRRAYCVTTRRDEVARPAANLVKRRFEASRPDELWVADITYIPTWAGFLYLAVVLDVWSRKVVGWSMATNLKAELVIAALDMAVAQRQPRDVIHHSDQGCQYTSLGFGQRCARAGVRPSMGSVGDAYDNALCESFFASLECELLDRRTFRTHSEGRMAVFQYIEGWYNLRRRHSALSYQSPANYEKRYRTAAWPTRSPGLNETGVTPVPNRV; this is encoded by the exons ATGCCGAAACCGAAGCCTCCATACCCTCCGGAGTTCCGGGCCAGGATTGTCGAGCTGGCCAGGGCAGGGAGAACAACCAGGAGCCTGGCCGAGGAGTTCCAGGTCAACACGACGGTGCGCAATTGGGTGCGTCAGGGCGAGGTGGACGAGGGCACACGCCAGGACGGGCTGACGACGGACGAGAAGCAGGAACTGGCGAGGCTGCGGCGAGAGGTGAAGGTGCTGCGGGAGGAGCGTGACATCCTCTCAAAAGCTG GCGGCCTGGTTCGCACAGGAAGGCGTCGGGACGCCCAAGAAGCGTTCCGATTCGTGAGCGAGAACCAGGCCAAGCATGCGGTGGCGACGCTGTGCCGGGTGCTGGGTGTCACCGAGGCGGGCTACTACGCCTGGAAGGGACGCCCCGCATCGAAGAGGGCCGTGGAGGATGAGCAGCTGACCGAGAGCATCCGTGGCATCCATCGGATGTCGGACAGCACGTATGGCGCGCCCCGAGTGAGAGCGGAGCTGGCCGAGGAGCACCAGGTGAAGGTGGGGATGCGGCGAGTGTCTCGCCTGATGCGGGCCGCTGGCCTGGTGGGAGTCAGCCGGCGGGCATACTGCGTGACGACGAGGAGAGACGAGGTGGCGCGGCCCGCGGCGAACCTGGTGAAGCGAAGGTTCGAGGCGAGCAGGCCCGACGAGTTGTGGGTGGCAGACATCACCTACATCCCAACATGGGCGGGATTCCTCTACCTGGCTGTTGTCCTCGACGTGTGGAGTCGCAAAGTCGTCGGGTGGTCCATGGCCACGAATCTGAAGGCGGAGCTCGTCATCGCCGCGCTGGACATGGCGGTAGCGCAGCGCCAACCCAGGGACGTCATTCATCATTCGGACCAGGGGTGCCAATACACCTCACTGGGCTTCGGGCAGCGCTGCGCACGAGCTGGCGTGCGTCCCTCCATGGGCAGTGTCGGTGACGCATACGACAACGCCCTCTGTGAGTCCTTCTTCGCCAGTTTGGAGTGCGAACTGCTCGACCGCCGGACCTTCCGGACTCATTCAGAGGGGCGGATGGCTGTCTTTCAGTACATCGAGGGCTGGTACAACCTGCGACGGAGACACTCCGCACTCAGCTACCAGTCCCCGGCTAACTATGAGAAGAGGTACCGAACGGCGGCTTGGCCCACGAGGTCGCCGGGACTCAACGAGACCGGTGTAACTCCAGTCCCGAATCGTGTGTAG
- a CDS encoding phosphotransferase family protein, which produces MATHATSTVPLDTPGSVRLGEELNVAAVDAWLKQQVPSLEGMPTVTQFSGGASNWTYRLLYPHRDLILRRPPAGTKAKSAHDMSREYRVQQALKPAYPWVPQMVGLCQDPTILGTDFYVMERIEGLIPRANLPRGLNLDRNQTRQLCLNVIDKLLELHAVDAQAVGLSSLGKGPGYPRRQVEGWSDRYEKARTWNVPSYRYVRDWLKANIPDDTATCVIHNDWRFDNVVLDPGEPTRVIGVLDWEMATLGDPLMDLGSALAYWVEADDTFFMRLTRRQPTHLPGMLRRQEVVEYYLQRSGLKPTNWTFYEVFGIFRLAVIIQQIYYRYHHKQTRNPAFKNFWTLVTYFDWRCRRIIGKAGR; this is translated from the coding sequence ATGGCCACCCACGCCACCTCCACCGTCCCCCTCGACACGCCCGGCTCGGTGCGCTTGGGGGAAGAGCTGAACGTCGCCGCCGTCGATGCCTGGCTGAAGCAGCAGGTGCCCTCGCTCGAGGGCATGCCCACGGTGACGCAGTTCTCCGGCGGCGCATCCAACTGGACGTATCGGCTGCTGTATCCCCACCGAGACCTCATCCTGCGCAGGCCGCCCGCGGGCACGAAGGCCAAGTCCGCGCACGACATGTCTCGCGAGTACCGCGTGCAGCAGGCGCTCAAGCCCGCGTACCCGTGGGTGCCGCAGATGGTGGGACTGTGCCAGGACCCGACCATCCTGGGCACGGACTTCTACGTCATGGAGCGCATCGAGGGACTCATCCCTCGCGCCAACCTTCCTCGCGGGCTGAACCTGGACCGGAACCAGACGCGCCAGCTCTGCCTCAACGTCATCGACAAGCTGCTGGAGCTGCACGCGGTGGATGCGCAGGCCGTGGGCCTGTCCTCGCTGGGCAAGGGCCCGGGCTATCCCCGCCGTCAGGTGGAGGGCTGGTCGGACCGGTACGAGAAGGCGCGGACGTGGAACGTGCCGAGCTACCGCTACGTGCGCGACTGGCTCAAGGCCAACATCCCCGACGACACCGCCACCTGCGTCATCCACAACGACTGGCGCTTCGACAACGTGGTGCTGGACCCGGGTGAGCCCACGCGAGTCATTGGCGTGCTCGACTGGGAGATGGCCACGCTGGGCGACCCGCTGATGGACCTGGGCAGCGCGCTGGCCTACTGGGTGGAGGCGGATGACACGTTCTTCATGCGGCTCACCCGCCGCCAGCCCACGCACCTGCCCGGCATGCTGCGGCGGCAGGAGGTCGTCGAGTACTACCTCCAGCGCTCCGGCCTGAAGCCCACCAACTGGACCTTCTACGAGGTCTTCGGAATCTTCCGGCTCGCCGTCATCATCCAGCAGATCTATTACCGGTATCACCACAAGCAGACGCGCAACCCGGCGTTCAAGAACTTCTGGACGCTGGTGACCTACTTCGACTGGCGCTGCAGGCGCATCATCGGGAAGGCGGGACGCTGA
- a CDS encoding acyl-CoA dehydrogenase family protein → MDFEPSARSKDYLERVKRFMREHIEPAESSYYQEIQAASRAGDWTTWPVSQVMEGLKARAREQGLWNLFLPDEKLAPGLSTLEYAPIAEETGRSLMAPEVFNCSAPDTGNMEVLWKYGTDAQKERWLQPLLAGDIRSVFCMTEPGVASSDATNMEATAVVEGDEVVLNGAKWWSTGLGHPRAKVTIFMARTPDTGGDRHHQHSMVLVPLDAPGVSIRRMLPVFGDYDAPHGHGEVHFENVRVPVSNIIGGPGMGFEIAQGRLGPGRIHHCMRCIGAAERALELMIDRGMNRTAFGKPLLNLGGNRERVADARIAIDQARLLTMYAAWKMDEVGALGAMTEISAIKVVAPNVLQRIVDDAIQIHGGAGLSMDTPLSAFFAQARTLRLADGPDEVHKGVIARIELARRGFSRR, encoded by the coding sequence GTGGACTTCGAGCCGAGCGCCAGAAGCAAGGACTACCTGGAGCGCGTGAAGCGGTTCATGCGCGAGCACATCGAGCCGGCCGAATCGAGCTACTACCAGGAGATACAAGCCGCCTCGCGCGCCGGTGACTGGACGACGTGGCCCGTGTCCCAGGTGATGGAGGGCCTCAAGGCCCGCGCCCGAGAGCAGGGCCTGTGGAACCTGTTCCTCCCCGACGAGAAGCTCGCGCCGGGCCTGTCCACGCTCGAGTACGCCCCCATCGCCGAGGAGACCGGGCGCAGCCTCATGGCCCCCGAGGTCTTCAACTGCAGCGCCCCCGACACCGGCAACATGGAGGTGCTGTGGAAGTACGGCACCGACGCGCAGAAGGAGCGCTGGCTCCAGCCGCTGCTCGCGGGCGACATCCGCTCGGTGTTCTGCATGACGGAGCCCGGCGTCGCGTCCTCGGACGCCACCAACATGGAGGCCACCGCCGTCGTCGAGGGCGATGAAGTCGTCCTCAACGGCGCCAAGTGGTGGTCCACCGGCCTGGGCCACCCTCGCGCCAAGGTCACCATCTTCATGGCCCGCACGCCGGACACCGGGGGGGACCGCCATCATCAGCACTCGATGGTGCTCGTGCCGCTGGACGCGCCGGGCGTCAGCATCCGCCGCATGCTGCCCGTCTTCGGCGACTACGACGCGCCCCACGGCCACGGCGAGGTCCACTTCGAGAACGTGCGCGTGCCCGTGTCCAACATCATCGGCGGCCCGGGCATGGGCTTCGAGATTGCCCAGGGGCGCCTGGGCCCTGGCCGCATCCACCACTGCATGCGCTGCATCGGCGCGGCGGAGCGGGCGCTGGAGCTGATGATTGACCGGGGCATGAACCGCACCGCCTTCGGCAAGCCCCTCCTCAACCTGGGCGGCAACCGCGAGCGGGTGGCCGATGCGCGCATCGCCATCGACCAGGCGCGCCTGCTCACGATGTACGCCGCGTGGAAGATGGATGAAGTGGGCGCCCTGGGGGCGATGACGGAGATCTCCGCCATCAAGGTCGTGGCGCCCAATGTCCTCCAGCGCATCGTGGACGACGCCATCCAGATTCATGGCGGCGCGGGGCTTTCCATGGACACGCCACTGTCGGCATTCTTCGCCCAGGCACGCACGCTGCGGCTCGCGGACGGACCGGACGAAGTCCACAAGGGCGTCATCGCCCGTATCGAGCTGGCCCGGCGCGGTTTCTCCCGGAGATGA
- a CDS encoding helix-turn-helix domain-containing protein, translated as MAFLALPPHPALASLVLGYWFIEDLEGSYEGNPIRTTPHTAAVLTLNFGRPCRSEFSAGAPRASLLGVQSRPRVWHSGEGVSFVMVMLRPPGLARLFPSTGAESRDELIELGGLLGDGPSRRLGEELSAVWEPRRVAKSLDAWLLRRAEATQGSEGELMRLGWAWKSLASAARVDDAARVAGVSVRQLERWFQMHVGCSPKELQGLERMQASFRAAQMGQGDPLQGFSDQAHQIRQWRRYLGTTPGRYERASWSTLAEFFAQSREAAPEGLSHFF; from the coding sequence ATGGCGTTCCTCGCGTTGCCACCCCATCCCGCGCTCGCGTCCCTGGTCCTGGGGTACTGGTTCATCGAGGACCTGGAGGGCTCGTACGAGGGGAACCCCATCCGGACGACGCCGCACACGGCGGCGGTGCTGACGCTCAACTTCGGCAGACCGTGCCGGAGTGAGTTCTCGGCGGGAGCGCCGCGAGCCTCGCTGCTGGGCGTGCAGAGCCGTCCTCGGGTGTGGCACTCGGGCGAGGGAGTGTCCTTCGTGATGGTGATGCTCCGGCCTCCGGGACTGGCGCGACTGTTTCCGTCGACGGGGGCGGAGAGCCGCGATGAGCTCATCGAGCTGGGAGGGCTGCTGGGGGATGGGCCCTCGCGCAGGCTCGGAGAGGAGCTGTCCGCCGTGTGGGAGCCTCGACGGGTCGCGAAGAGTCTCGATGCCTGGCTGCTTCGGCGTGCGGAGGCGACGCAAGGAAGCGAAGGTGAGCTGATGCGACTCGGGTGGGCCTGGAAGTCGCTCGCGAGTGCCGCGCGCGTGGACGATGCGGCGCGGGTCGCGGGTGTTTCGGTGCGGCAGCTGGAGCGGTGGTTCCAGATGCATGTCGGGTGTTCGCCCAAGGAGCTGCAGGGGCTGGAGCGGATGCAGGCCAGCTTTCGCGCGGCGCAGATGGGACAGGGTGACCCGCTGCAAGGGTTCAGCGACCAGGCGCACCAGATTCGCCAGTGGCGCCGCTATCTCGGCACGACGCCGGGGCGTTATGAGCGTGCCTCCTGGTCGACGCTCGCCGAGTTCTTCGCCCAGTCCCGCGAAGCGGCACCGGAGGGGCTCTCTCACTTCTTCTGA